In Silene latifolia isolate original U9 population chromosome X, ASM4854445v1, whole genome shotgun sequence, the following proteins share a genomic window:
- the LOC141619026 gene encoding uncharacterized protein LOC141619026, producing MNFGFWNVRGMNREGKQKVVHNFLQANNVGLFGLLESKVKPNNLTKDVSNVFHEWSVSTNTTYHKGGRIWILWKPHLYDIQFLEYNPQYIHMYVVNKNSQDWFFHTIVYAFNGALLSRGDFNCVLQATERLRGQVSLAESAPFQDCLDWCQLMDIKASGAFYTWNNKQPPETRKYSRLDRFLVNKDWMDQLPAYFANFLPEGLFDHTPCLVSKNTSGGNKNRPFKYFNMWSKAPGFLNCVAQGWNKNVVGTKMYKVVRKLKLLKTDLKQLNKNTFSDIENKTDLAQTQLLHIQQQLMRNPGDTDHEGGIHTEEASIQQAFLNYYQMLLGTQNSTKKVKYTVVQRGKVCTEQQQQTLMTPITPEEIKHIIFLIPNDKAPGPDGYSSKFFKDSWDVVGNEVTEAVLDFFQSGCLLKQLHATIVTLIPKVNRPVNVVKYRPIACYNVIYKCISKVLCSRLAVVLPELISPNQGGFIKGISIMENILICQDIVRLYERNAASPRCLFKMDLQKAYDTIEWVFLDDMLQALKFQEQYRKWIMQCVTNATDAGARGSGNHQDNHKELGLTRLGNYLIL from the exons ATGAATTTTGGATTCTGGAATGTGAGGGGGATGAATAGGGAGGGTAAGCAGAAGGTTGTACATAATTTTTTGCAAGCTAATAATGTTGGCTTATTTGGTTTGCTAGAGTCTAAAGTTAAGCCTAATAATTTGACTAAAGATGTGAGTAATGTATTTCATGAATGGAGTGTGTCCACTAATACTACCTATCATAAGGGAGGGAGAATATGGATTCTTTGGAAACCTCACTTATATGATATTCAATTTTTGGAATACAATCCTCAATATATTCACATGTATGTAGTTAATAAAAATTCTCAAGATTGGTTTTTTCACACCATTGTCTATGCTTTCAATG GGGCCTTGCTCAGTAGGGGAGACTTCAATTGTGTGTTACAAGCTACTGAGAGGCTAAGGGGGCAGGTTTCTCTAGCTGAATCAGCACCTTTTCAAGACTGCCTAGATTGGTGTCAGCTCATGGATATTAAAGCTTCAGGAGCCTTTTATACTTGGAATAATAAACAACCTCCTGAGACTAGGAAATATAGTAGGTTGGACAGGTTTCTTGTGAATAAGGATTGGATGGATCAACTGCCAGCTTACTTTGCAAATTTCCTCCCTGAAGGTTTATTTGACCACACTCCTTGTTTGGTGAGTAAGAATACTAGTGGCGGGAATAAAAACAGACCAtttaagtattttaatatgtggagtaAGGCTCCTGGTTTTCTGAATTGTGTGGCTCAAGGTTGGAATAAGAATGTGGTCGggaccaaaatgtacaaagtggTAAGGAAATTAAAACTCCTTAAAACTGATCTCAAGCAGCTCAATAAAAACACATTCTCTGATATTGAAAATAAAACTGATTTGGCACAAACCCAACTGCTTCATATCCAGCAGCAACTTATGAGGAACCCTGGGGATACAG ATCATGAAGGGGGTATACACACAGAGGAAGCAAGCATCCAACAAGCTTTTCTGAACTACTATCAAATGCTTCTTGGCACACAGAATAGTACAAAAAAAGTGAAATATACTGTAGTGCAAAGAGGGAAAGTGTGTACTGAACAGCAACAACAAACTCTAATGACCCCTATCACTCCTGAGGAAATCAAGCACATTATATTTCTGATTCCTAATGACAAGGCACCCGGTCCTGATGGCTACTCAAGCAAGTTTTTTAAGGACTCATGGGATGTTGTAGGTAATGAGGTAACTGAAGCCGTTCTTGATTTTTTTCAGTCTGGATGCTTATTAAAACAGCTTCATGCCACTATAGTTACCCTAATTCCTAAGGTGAATAGACCTGTTAATGTGGTAAAGTATAGACCCATTGCTTGTTATAATGTGATCTATAAGTGCATTTCCAAGGTGTTATGTTCTAGACTGGCTGTTGTTCTCCCTGAGTTAATATCTCCAAATCAGGGGGGGTTCATTAAAGGAATAAGCATAATGGAAAATATCCTGATTTGTCAAGATATTGTAAGATTATATGAGAGAAATGCAGCATCTCCAAGATGTCTTTTCAAAATGGACCTGCAAAAGGCTTATGATACAATTGAATGGGTTTTCCTGGATGACATGTTGCAAGCCTTAAAATTTCAAGAACAGTACAGGAAGTGGATAATGCAGTGTGTCACAAATGCTACTGATGCAGGAGCAAGGGGATCAGGCAACCATCAAGACAATCACAAGGAGCTTGGCCTGACCAGGCTTGGGAATTACCTGATTCTCTAA